A DNA window from Branchiostoma lanceolatum isolate klBraLanc5 chromosome 17, klBraLanc5.hap2, whole genome shotgun sequence contains the following coding sequences:
- the LOC136423503 gene encoding calcium-activated chloride channel regulator 4A-like, producing MTTGGVFEVQGVPSGGVPTRDNLPPSRVADLAVAGVSYADVSVTLRWTASGDDFDQGGPAHYVDLRHGRHLNQLADDFFGSTQVNQSQLLLGNLTSPPTPGHVQTVIIRVPERGDNVTFAFSLRMCDEEDNCGPPSNTVTSNLEHIPGPITVNNTVTWVIVGCVAGVVVLVAILVLLYFKVCRFKKEIKQAKSIHPDSAKDNPSYVPTV from the exons ATGACGACAGGGGGCGTTTTCGAGGTGCAGGGGGTCCCCAGCGGCGGTGTCCCCACGCGAGACAACCTGCCCCCGTCACGAGTTGCCGACCTCGCGGTGGCGGGAGTTTCTTACGCTGACGTAAGCGTGACGCTGAGGTGGACAGCGTCAGGTGACGACTTCGACCAGGGAGGCCCAG CGCATTATGTTGATCTTCGGCACGGCCGCCATCTTAACCAACTCGCAGACGACTTTTTCGGGTCAACTCAGGTCAACCAATCACAGCTGCTGCTGGGAAATCTGACGTCACCACCTACCCCAGGTCACGTGCAGACCGTCATCATCCGGGTACCTGAGCGGGGAGACAACGTCACGTTCGCCTTCTCACTGCGCATGTGCGATGAGGAGGACAACTGCGGGCCGCCATCCAACACCGTGACGTCAAACCTCGAGCACATTCCTGGACCAATCACAGTCAACAACACGGTCACGTGGGTCATCGTTGGTTGCGTGGCCGGCGTTGTTGTTttggtcgccatcttggttttgttgtattttaaagTCTGCAGGTTCAAAAAAGAGATCAAACAGGCGAAATCTATCCACCCTGATTCGGCTAAGGACAATCCTTCGTATGTTCCCACTGTATAG